GTTTCACCCAGGGCGGAACCGGGGAAGACGGTGCGAATCCGTCGCTGCCCCGCATCTGTTACCGGAACGAAACCCGCACAAAGCCACTGTTCCGCTCCGCGGAATGGGAAGGCGCGGGGAGTAGGTCGCCGGAAGCCAGAAGATCCGGACTGCCCTGCATCAACCCACACCCTTTCGAGGGAGAGGAGGAGCAATGCAAGAATTCATCAAGGTACGGTTCAGGGAACGGGGAAGCGCAACGCAGGTGGTCCACGGTGCGCGATGCATGGTTGCACTGGTCGCAGCATTCTTCCTGCCGGGCTTCGTGCCCGCGATGGCGCAGGAACCGGTGCGGACCGAGCCCGTCGTCGTCACGGCGACGCGGATCGAGGAGAAGGTGTCGGAGCAGGCGTCGTCGGTGAGCGTGGTGACCCGGGAGGAGATCGAGCAGAAGGGCGCGGGGTTCGTCGGAGACGTGCTTCAGGGACTTCCGGGAGTCGATACGCAACGGGCCGGTTCCGCCGGGAACCGCGAAAACATCAAGATCCGGGGGGGGAAGAGCACCCAGACGCTGGTGATGATCGACGGGTTCCCGGTCAACAGCCCCGCGACCAGTGAATTCGACATCGGTTCCCTGACGTCGGATCTGTTCGAGCAGGTGGAGGTGGTGCGGGGTCCGCAGAGCGCGTTGTATGGTTCATACGCCAGCGGAGGGGTGGTGAACTTCATCCCGCGGAAATGGACGGGTGGAACCCGGTACGGAGCGGGTCTTTCGGGAGGCAGCTTCGAAACCGTTGCCGGGGGTGGGTTCGCGTCGGCCGGCGGGACGTGGGGGAGCTTCCACCTGGGCGGAAGCGGGGTTCGCAGCAACGGCACACTCCCGAACGACGGGACGGAATTGGTGTCGTTCCTCGGGAGCGGCGACCTGAAGATCGGGGAGCGCCAACGGATCCACCTTCTCCTGCTTTCGACCGATGCGAACAAGCGGATCCCGATCGACTTCGGGTCCCGCCGCGACTCCAACCACCTGGAGACGCGCCGCGGGTTCCTTGCGGGCGCCCGCTGGGAGGCGAAGCTCTCCGATGCGTTGGCGGTATCGGCGTCGGCCGGCGGCTACGACGAGTTCCTTCACGTAAATGACCCACCCGACCCGACGGACTCGTTTCCCTTTCCTTTCGAGGACGTCACCAAGTCGCGCAAGACCGTCGTGACCGCCCAGGGGCGATACGCGCCCGGGACGATCTCCACCACCATCGTGGGAGCGGAGTTCGAGAAGGACCGCATCACGGATACCTTCAATCCGCCTTCCTCGACCTACAGCCGGTCCTTGTATCTGCAGGAGGAGTTGCGCCCGTACGAAGGATACGGTATCAGCGCCGGCGGGAGGCTCGACCGGAACTCCGTCGGAGGGACGGAGTTCAATCCGAAGCTGGCCATGTACAAGCAGTTCCAGGCGGTCCCGGTCAAGATCCGGGGGGCCGTGGGGCGTGGATTCCGCCCCCCGACGGTCTCGGAGAAATTCGATCCCT
This genomic window from Deltaproteobacteria bacterium contains:
- a CDS encoding TonB-dependent receptor, which gives rise to MQEFIKVRFRERGSATQVVHGARCMVALVAAFFLPGFVPAMAQEPVRTEPVVVTATRIEEKVSEQASSVSVVTREEIEQKGAGFVGDVLQGLPGVDTQRAGSAGNRENIKIRGGKSTQTLVMIDGFPVNSPATSEFDIGSLTSDLFEQVEVVRGPQSALYGSYASGGVVNFIPRKWTGGTRYGAGLSGGSFETVAGGGFASAGGTWGSFHLGGSGVRSNGTLPNDGTELVSFLGSGDLKIGERQRIHLLLLSTDANKRIPIDFGSRRDSNHLETRRGFLAGARWEAKLSDALAVSASAGGYDEFLHVNDPPDPTDSFPFPFEDVTKSRKTVVTAQGRYAPGTISTTIVGAEFEKDRITDTFNPPSSTYSRSLYLQEELRPYEGYGISAGGRLDRNSVGGTEFNPKLAMYKQFQAVPVKIRGAVGRGFRPPTVSEKFDPFIGNPALSPEVSVSYEAGADWSIAKGRGAVSATWFFSDHQGLIQFVDSVPGPFGFGQIRNVDAISRGVELNGSWQFTEIVGFAGAYTYTATWDKTNRQRILGIPNQRGSLSVLVTPTSRVQTRIDWRVESDELDAPPNGGEKRRPGYARVDLHARYLWKTGSVDAPQVVLTGKVQNLLNRPYEERKEYPAPGINFLLGAELSI